Proteins from a single region of Phaeacidiphilus oryzae TH49:
- a CDS encoding beta-glucosidase family protein, with translation MTPSSRSRGTRRRTRRAVALLSALAALSATGMGSAAASGGATRAGGAAPPAVTGDARVDRLLARMTLDEKLTLIEGQSEAVLSPDTNQYQAGYLPGIARLGIPSLRLSDGPPGVITRQDSTGMTDTMGVAATFSDADARANGTVIGRDARALGQDMVLEPFVNMDRDTSFARGFNTFGEDPLLTGRTGAAEITGIQSQGTMAEVKHYIAYDGANNVTVDQQTLHEVYLQPFEDAVRAGAAGVMCSYNVVDVGTPAQSCGNRETLTSILRDELGFKGFVTSDWGADHATDYINAGLDMEMPGNSEGIPNYFSPTAMKQAIAGGQVKESRITQAVGRILYEYDRFGLLDGASKHTVTPEPRAADEAVVRQTGADAATLLKNDSGTLPLSRSALGSLALIGPGAGQTIATEGGGEKSGGIVSEQTGTFQALKSELGQAGSGGIRYAVADDMTGSTVPASALALTRGTGQTDATLDFTGPHALPAGQPESWSGTLTVPQAGDYWLNIQALGATGALTVDGRTLTTVGAGFTSAPRYGVVHATDGNGPLPTTDGLANGRSFVHLAAGAHQLAVKASPDASGRPVEMRLNWVTPAQQRANHDAAVDAARHARTAVVFAWDSEDGDLSKPLPEGQDQLIQDVAAVNPNTVVVLNTGQPVAMPWWSRVKSVLEMYYPGDEGGWATADVLRGAVDPGGHLPFTWPASLDQELAHQSGHPERSSAGVGGNPNCSFFPPNTALDCPVTTYSEGVDIGYRFFQATGETPLLPFGAGLSYTSFRYSGLTTAQAPGGRGLAVSFRVTNTGGRAGDAVPQIYLGAPQRPPAGVRFAPRTLAGYARVALAPGESRTVTITVPARQLQYWSTEAGRWATASGPRAVSVAPDANAAGLTGTVNVRG, from the coding sequence ATGACTCCGTCTTCACGCAGCCGCGGAACCCGTCGCAGGACCCGTCGCGCCGTCGCACTGCTGAGCGCGCTGGCCGCGCTGTCCGCCACCGGCATGGGCAGTGCCGCCGCCTCTGGCGGCGCGACCCGGGCGGGCGGCGCCGCGCCGCCGGCCGTCACCGGTGACGCCCGGGTGGACCGGCTCCTGGCCCGGATGACACTGGACGAGAAGCTCACCCTGATCGAGGGCCAGTCCGAGGCGGTGCTCTCCCCGGACACCAACCAGTACCAGGCCGGCTACCTGCCGGGCATAGCCAGGTTGGGCATTCCGTCACTGCGGCTGAGCGACGGTCCGCCCGGGGTGATCACCCGGCAGGACTCCACCGGGATGACCGACACCATGGGGGTGGCCGCCACCTTCAGCGACGCCGACGCCCGGGCCAACGGCACCGTCATCGGCCGGGACGCCAGGGCGCTCGGCCAGGACATGGTGCTGGAGCCGTTCGTGAACATGGACCGGGACACCTCCTTCGCCCGCGGCTTCAACACCTTCGGCGAGGACCCCCTGCTCACCGGCCGCACCGGGGCCGCCGAGATCACCGGGATCCAGAGCCAGGGCACCATGGCCGAGGTCAAGCACTACATCGCCTACGACGGCGCCAACAACGTCACCGTCGACCAGCAGACCCTCCACGAGGTCTACCTCCAGCCGTTCGAGGACGCGGTGCGCGCCGGCGCGGCCGGGGTGATGTGCTCCTACAACGTCGTCGACGTCGGTACCCCGGCCCAGTCCTGCGGGAACCGGGAGACCCTCACCTCCATCCTCCGGGACGAGCTGGGCTTCAAGGGCTTCGTCACCTCCGACTGGGGTGCCGACCACGCCACCGACTACATCAACGCCGGCCTGGACATGGAGATGCCGGGCAACAGCGAGGGCATCCCCAACTACTTCAGCCCCACCGCGATGAAGCAGGCCATCGCCGGCGGGCAGGTCAAGGAGTCCCGGATCACCCAGGCCGTCGGCCGGATCCTGTACGAGTACGACCGCTTCGGGCTGCTCGACGGGGCGAGCAAGCACACCGTCACCCCCGAACCGCGGGCCGCCGACGAGGCGGTCGTCCGGCAGACCGGCGCGGACGCCGCCACCCTGCTGAAGAACGACTCCGGGACCCTTCCGCTCAGCCGCTCCGCGCTCGGCTCACTGGCCCTGATCGGCCCCGGCGCCGGGCAGACCATCGCCACCGAGGGCGGCGGCGAGAAGTCCGGCGGGATCGTCTCCGAGCAGACCGGCACCTTTCAGGCCCTCAAATCCGAGCTCGGACAGGCGGGTTCGGGCGGTATCCGGTACGCGGTGGCCGACGACATGACCGGTAGCACCGTGCCGGCCTCCGCCCTCGCCCTCACCCGCGGCACCGGACAGACGGACGCCACCCTCGACTTCACCGGGCCGCACGCCCTTCCGGCCGGGCAGCCGGAGTCCTGGTCCGGCACTCTGACCGTGCCGCAGGCCGGGGACTACTGGCTGAACATCCAGGCGCTGGGCGCCACCGGGGCGCTCACGGTCGACGGCAGGACCCTCACCACCGTCGGCGCGGGCTTCACCTCGGCCCCGCGCTACGGTGTCGTCCACGCCACCGACGGCAACGGGCCGCTGCCGACCACCGACGGCCTGGCCAACGGCCGCAGCTTCGTCCACCTCGCGGCCGGCGCCCACCAGCTGGCGGTCAAGGCCTCCCCGGACGCCTCCGGCCGGCCGGTGGAGATGCGGCTGAACTGGGTCACGCCGGCGCAGCAGCGGGCGAACCACGACGCGGCGGTGGACGCGGCCCGGCACGCGCGGACCGCGGTGGTCTTCGCCTGGGACTCCGAGGACGGCGACCTCTCCAAGCCGCTGCCGGAGGGCCAGGACCAGCTGATCCAGGACGTCGCCGCGGTCAATCCGAACACCGTGGTGGTGCTGAACACCGGGCAGCCGGTGGCCATGCCCTGGTGGAGCAGGGTCAAGTCGGTGCTGGAGATGTACTACCCAGGTGACGAGGGCGGCTGGGCCACCGCCGATGTGCTGCGCGGTGCGGTGGACCCCGGCGGGCACCTACCGTTCACCTGGCCGGCCTCCCTCGACCAGGAGCTCGCCCATCAGAGCGGTCACCCGGAGCGCTCCTCGGCCGGCGTCGGCGGGAACCCGAACTGCAGCTTCTTCCCGCCCAACACCGCTCTGGACTGCCCGGTGACCACCTACTCCGAGGGTGTGGACATCGGCTACCGCTTCTTCCAGGCGACGGGGGAGACCCCGCTCCTCCCGTTCGGCGCCGGGCTGAGCTACACCTCCTTCCGCTACTCCGGACTGACGACGGCTCAGGCGCCCGGCGGCCGCGGCCTGGCGGTGAGCTTCCGGGTGACGAACACCGGCGGGCGGGCCGGGGACGCCGTACCGCAGATCTACCTGGGCGCACCGCAGCGGCCGCCGGCGGGGGTGCGGTTCGCCCCGCGGACGCTGGCCGGGTACGCGAGGGTGGCGCTGGCGCCGGGAGAGAGCCGGACGGTCACGATCACGGTGCCGGCGCGTCAGCTGCAGTACTGGTCCACGGAGGCCGGCCGGTGGGCGACCGCCTCCGGGCCGCGAGCGGTCTCCGTCGCCCCGGACGCGAACGCGGCGGGGCTCACCGGCACGGTGAACGTGCGCGGCTGA
- a CDS encoding 3-hydroxybutyrate dehydrogenase translates to MTGAQAPEPSPATPSALSGLDLSGRTALVTGAGSGIGRACALRLAQAGARVRALDLNAGAAREVAELTGGEALVADLSDAAAVSALDLRADIVVNNAGLQHVRPVEEFDPDRFALMLRVMLEAPFRIIHAALPGMYEQGWGRIVNVSSIHGLRASAYKSAYVAAKHGLEGLSKTVALEGGPHGVTSNCVNPGYVRTPLVEGQIADQAAAHGIPEDRVVAEVMLAGTAVKRLVEPEEVAEAVAFLCSPAASAITGSDLVIDGGHTAA, encoded by the coding sequence ATGACCGGCGCGCAAGCCCCCGAGCCCTCCCCCGCAACCCCTTCCGCCCTCTCCGGTCTCGACCTCTCCGGACGGACCGCCCTGGTCACCGGCGCGGGCAGCGGCATCGGCCGGGCCTGCGCGCTGCGCCTGGCCCAGGCGGGCGCGCGGGTCCGCGCCCTGGACCTGAACGCCGGCGCGGCCCGGGAGGTCGCCGAGCTCACCGGTGGCGAGGCGCTGGTGGCCGACCTCTCCGACGCCGCCGCCGTCTCGGCCCTGGACCTCCGCGCGGACATCGTGGTGAACAACGCGGGCCTGCAACACGTCCGCCCCGTCGAGGAGTTCGATCCGGACCGGTTCGCGCTGATGCTCCGCGTCATGCTGGAGGCCCCCTTCCGCATCATCCACGCCGCACTGCCCGGCATGTACGAGCAGGGCTGGGGGCGCATCGTCAACGTCTCCTCCATCCACGGCCTGCGCGCCTCCGCCTACAAGAGCGCCTACGTCGCCGCCAAGCACGGACTGGAGGGGCTCTCCAAGACCGTCGCCCTGGAGGGCGGCCCGCACGGCGTCACCTCCAACTGCGTCAACCCCGGCTACGTCCGCACTCCCCTGGTCGAAGGCCAGATCGCCGACCAGGCGGCCGCCCACGGCATCCCCGAGGACCGCGTGGTCGCCGAGGTCATGCTGGCGGGTACGGCCGTCAAGCGGCTGGTCGAGCCCGAGGAGGTGGCCGAGGCCGTCGCCTTCCTGTGCAGCCCCGCCGCCTCCGCCATCACCGGTTCCGACCTGGTGATCGACGGCGGTCACACCGCTGCCTGA
- a CDS encoding GNAT family N-acetyltransferase, whose product METSRVGESAYPPLNLRVETERLALVGATDRWLERLVPVVRAGVADGPPWPFDDPISFYREGPEREWAWLRAIWSGRGRVSDAFWRLYFVVVVDGEPVGMQDLIGEDFAELGTVHTFSWLAPGARGRGLGREMRAAVLQLAFEGFGAREAGSDAFVDNLASNRVSEAVGYERNGTAWATRRGEPCELVRWKLTRERWAARRREDIRLGGVAECLPVLGIPPLQV is encoded by the coding sequence GTGGAGACGAGCCGGGTGGGGGAGTCCGCGTATCCGCCGCTGAACCTGCGGGTGGAGACCGAGCGGCTGGCGTTGGTGGGGGCCACGGACCGGTGGCTGGAGCGGCTGGTGCCCGTGGTGCGGGCGGGGGTGGCCGACGGGCCGCCGTGGCCGTTCGACGATCCGATCTCGTTCTACCGGGAGGGACCGGAGCGGGAGTGGGCCTGGCTGCGCGCGATCTGGTCCGGGCGCGGGCGCGTCTCGGACGCCTTCTGGCGGCTGTACTTCGTGGTGGTCGTGGACGGTGAGCCGGTCGGGATGCAGGACCTGATCGGGGAGGACTTCGCCGAGCTGGGGACGGTGCACACCTTCTCCTGGCTCGCGCCCGGCGCTCGCGGGCGGGGGCTGGGCAGAGAGATGCGGGCGGCCGTACTCCAGCTGGCCTTCGAGGGCTTCGGCGCCCGGGAGGCCGGGAGCGACGCGTTCGTCGACAACCTCGCCTCGAACCGGGTCTCGGAGGCCGTCGGCTACGAGCGCAACGGGACCGCCTGGGCGACCCGGCGCGGGGAGCCCTGCGAGCTGGTCCGCTGGAAGCTCACCCGGGAGCGGTGGGCGGCGCGGCGGCGGGAGGACATCCGGCTCGGCGGGGTGGCGGAGTGCCTTCCGGTGCTGGGGATCCCGCCGCTACAAGTCTGA
- a CDS encoding MFS transporter, whose protein sequence is MPEAPEHPEPGRPPGDPAALARHRFLFRAIARRLNPALRRSDITVTDERVVKRATKAAALGNAMEWFDFGIYSYLAVTIGKVFYSGAGPSVQTLSSLATFAISFLVRPIGGAFFGPLGDRIGRKRVLATTMLMMAAGTFCVGLLPTYATFGFGAPLLLILCRLVQGFSTGGEYGGASTFIAEYAPDRKRGYYGSYLEFGTLCGYIAAAGLVVVLQTNLSDSAMLSWGWRIPFLVGGPVGAIGLYLRMKLDETPAFAKAAEASAATVEDGAVERIEISEKVELRRLFRDEWRALLLCIALVGAYNVTDYMLLSYMPTYLTDTLDYPATHGTLVLIGTMALMVCVINQVGRLNDHYGRKPLLMTGMLGFLVLTVPAFLLLKAGALWQVCLGMVMLGLSLVCLLGTMSAALPALFPTKVRYGGLAIGYNISASVFGGTTPLVMDALVKGTRNDMTPAYYTVFFALIGVVSVAVMRETAGKPLAGSPPSVSTPEEARELVESQAGHAPLEER, encoded by the coding sequence ATGCCCGAAGCGCCCGAGCACCCGGAGCCAGGCCGCCCGCCGGGCGACCCCGCAGCGTTGGCCCGGCACCGCTTCCTCTTCCGGGCCATCGCCCGCCGGCTCAACCCGGCGCTGCGCCGCAGCGACATCACCGTCACCGACGAACGGGTCGTCAAGCGGGCGACCAAGGCGGCGGCCCTGGGCAACGCGATGGAGTGGTTCGACTTCGGCATCTACTCCTACCTCGCGGTCACCATCGGCAAGGTCTTCTACTCCGGCGCCGGCCCCTCCGTGCAGACGCTGAGCTCGCTGGCCACCTTCGCGATCTCGTTCCTGGTCCGCCCGATCGGCGGGGCGTTCTTCGGGCCCCTCGGCGACCGGATCGGACGCAAGCGGGTGCTCGCCACCACGATGCTGATGATGGCGGCCGGCACCTTCTGCGTCGGCCTGCTGCCGACCTATGCGACCTTCGGCTTCGGCGCGCCGCTGCTCCTCATCCTCTGCCGGCTGGTGCAGGGCTTCTCGACCGGCGGCGAGTACGGCGGCGCCTCCACCTTCATCGCCGAGTACGCGCCGGACCGCAAGCGCGGCTACTACGGCAGCTACCTGGAGTTCGGCACCCTCTGCGGCTACATCGCGGCGGCCGGCCTGGTGGTCGTGCTGCAGACCAACCTCTCCGACTCCGCCATGCTCAGCTGGGGCTGGCGGATCCCCTTCCTGGTCGGCGGGCCGGTCGGGGCCATCGGCCTCTATCTGCGGATGAAGCTCGACGAGACCCCCGCCTTCGCCAAGGCCGCCGAGGCCTCGGCGGCGACCGTGGAGGACGGGGCGGTGGAGCGGATCGAGATCTCGGAGAAGGTCGAGCTGCGCCGGCTGTTCCGGGACGAGTGGCGGGCGCTGCTGCTCTGCATCGCGTTGGTCGGCGCCTACAACGTCACCGACTACATGCTCCTCTCCTATATGCCGACCTATCTGACGGACACCCTGGACTACCCCGCCACCCACGGCACCCTGGTGCTGATCGGCACGATGGCGCTGATGGTCTGCGTGATCAACCAGGTCGGGCGGCTCAACGACCACTACGGGCGCAAACCGCTGCTGATGACCGGCATGCTCGGCTTCCTGGTGCTGACCGTCCCCGCCTTCCTGCTGCTGAAGGCCGGGGCGCTGTGGCAGGTCTGCCTGGGCATGGTGATGCTCGGGCTCTCCCTGGTCTGCCTCCTCGGCACGATGTCGGCGGCGCTGCCCGCCCTCTTCCCCACCAAGGTGCGCTACGGCGGGCTGGCCATCGGCTACAACATCTCCGCCTCGGTCTTCGGCGGCACCACCCCGCTGGTGATGGACGCCCTGGTGAAGGGCACCCGCAACGACATGACGCCGGCGTACTACACCGTCTTCTTCGCGCTGATCGGCGTGGTCTCGGTGGCCGTCATGCGGGAGACCGCCGGAAAGCCGCTGGCCGGCTCGCCGCCGTCGGTCTCCACTCCGGAGGAGGCCCGGGAGCTTGTCGAGTCCCAGGCCGGGCACGCGCCGCTGGAGGAACGCTGA
- a CDS encoding DUF2277 domain-containing protein — translation MCRSIKTLRPPYAEAVTEADMRAAALQYVRKVSGFRQPAAHNAAAFERAVEQITAATAELLDHLEVRGQGQAS, via the coding sequence ATGTGTCGAAGCATCAAGACCCTGCGCCCGCCCTACGCGGAAGCCGTCACCGAGGCCGACATGCGGGCGGCGGCGCTGCAGTACGTGCGCAAGGTGTCCGGTTTCCGGCAGCCCGCCGCCCACAACGCCGCGGCCTTCGAGCGAGCGGTGGAGCAGATCACCGCCGCCACCGCGGAACTGCTGGACCACCTGGAGGTCCGCGGGCAGGGCCAGGCCTCATAG
- a CDS encoding GNAT family N-acetyltransferase, whose translation MGGASEWLGHPFLAPEFAVALADRPGARVAVLSEGTEHVGFLAYERTGLGVGRPLARGLNIGQGLVHHPELRLPERTLLKACGLSVLEYDNWVPDSTAVALRGARRIDLPVVDFSCGWDEYLKGRHDLHRKYFRTIDYKRRKLEREVGPVEVRAVSGPGGGGQGALATLLAWKSRQYRLSGWPDPFADPAVREAVERVAALDCAAVRAVFTTVRARGRLIAVDLSLTSGTVFAGWVQAHDPEFGRYSPGMIRTVETLRAAARLGVGHVALGRNDEGYKRYLKNDDLFVLEGRARRAGPVAGMYAMRHGPVARAKRAVLAHPRARAAVRAGLARYGAARERWHGRG comes from the coding sequence TTGGGTGGGGCGAGCGAGTGGCTCGGGCACCCCTTCCTGGCGCCAGAGTTCGCCGTGGCGCTGGCCGACCGGCCGGGGGCGCGGGTCGCGGTGCTCAGCGAGGGGACCGAGCACGTCGGCTTCCTGGCCTACGAGCGGACGGGGCTCGGGGTCGGCCGCCCGCTGGCCCGGGGGCTGAACATCGGCCAGGGGCTGGTCCACCATCCGGAGCTGCGACTGCCGGAGCGGACGCTGCTGAAGGCCTGCGGGTTGTCCGTCCTCGAATACGACAACTGGGTGCCGGACTCCACCGCTGTCGCGCTGCGCGGGGCGCGGCGGATCGACCTGCCGGTGGTCGACTTCTCCTGTGGTTGGGACGAGTACCTGAAGGGCCGGCACGACCTCCACCGCAAGTACTTCCGCACGATCGACTACAAGCGCCGCAAGCTGGAGCGCGAGGTCGGGCCGGTGGAGGTGCGCGCGGTGAGCGGTCCAGGGGGCGGCGGCCAGGGCGCGTTGGCGACACTGCTGGCCTGGAAGTCCCGCCAGTACCGGCTCAGTGGGTGGCCCGACCCGTTCGCCGATCCGGCCGTCCGGGAGGCGGTGGAGCGGGTGGCCGCACTGGACTGCGCGGCCGTGCGCGCGGTGTTCACCACCGTGCGGGCCCGCGGGCGGCTGATCGCGGTCGACCTCAGCCTCACCTCCGGCACCGTCTTCGCCGGCTGGGTGCAGGCGCACGACCCCGAGTTCGGGCGCTACTCGCCCGGGATGATCCGTACCGTCGAGACCCTCCGCGCGGCCGCCCGGCTCGGCGTCGGCCACGTAGCCCTCGGCCGCAACGACGAGGGCTACAAGCGCTATCTGAAGAACGACGACCTGTTCGTGCTGGAGGGGCGCGCCCGCCGGGCGGGGCCGGTCGCCGGGATGTACGCGATGCGGCACGGTCCGGTCGCGCGGGCCAAGCGGGCGGTGCTGGCCCACCCGCGGGCGCGGGCCGCGGTGCGCGCCGGGCTGGCCCGCTACGGAGCCGCCCGGGAGCGGTGGCACGGGCGGGGCTGA
- a CDS encoding phosphoketolase family protein encodes MRKRQDSVRPLDDDELARIDAYWRAADYLTAGQLYLLDNPLLREPLRPEHIKPRLLGHWGTSPGLNLVHVHLDRVIRDRDLDAICVWGPGHGGPAILANSWLDGSYTDIYPDVTRDAEGMARLFRQFSFPGGVPSHVAPETPGSIHEGGELGYSLAHAHGAALDHPDLLVACVIGDGEAETGPLAGSWNAFRFLDPVHDGAVLPILHLNGYKISNPTVLARVPEEQLDAMLSGYGLEPLAVTGDEPADVHRKMAAAMDTALDRIAEIQRTARSGAGATGGRASGDGASADSVPPRWPVIVLRTPKGWTGPREVDGVPVEGTWRAHQVPLDGVRENPAHLAELEAWLRSYRPEELFDEAGRPRPEVLAATPQDERRLGSNPRANGGLLVRELPLRPLEEFAVPVDKPGGSIHEPTRVLGGLLAAVMEETSGPDRRDFRIVGPDETASNRIDAVYRASGKAWQLPVLDTDEHLSRDGRVMEVLSEHLCQGWLEGYLLTGRHGLFSCYEAFVHIVDSMVNQHIKWLRTSRSLPWRAPVASLNYLLTSHVWRQDHNGFSHQDPGFVDHVLNKSPEVVRVYLPPDSNTLLCVAEHVLRSRDLVNVVVAGKQPCFDWLSLDEARAHCARGLGVWEWAGSERRDRAPDAVLACAGDVPTQEVLAAAELIRRHLSELALRVVNVVDMARLLPAEEHPHGMTEAEFDAVLPPDTPIIFGYHGYPWLVHRLTYRRSAHPHIHVRGYKESGTTTTPFDMVVRNDLDRFRLVMDVIDRVPGLAVRAAGVRQAMADARTRHHAWIREHGTDLPEIAEWSWSL; translated from the coding sequence ATGAGGAAACGCCAGGACTCCGTCCGACCGCTGGACGACGACGAACTCGCCCGCATCGACGCCTACTGGCGCGCCGCCGACTACCTGACCGCAGGTCAGCTCTACCTGCTGGACAACCCGCTGCTGCGGGAGCCGCTGCGGCCCGAGCACATCAAGCCCCGGCTGCTCGGCCACTGGGGCACCTCGCCCGGCCTCAACCTGGTCCACGTCCACCTGGACCGGGTCATCCGGGACCGCGACCTGGACGCGATCTGCGTCTGGGGGCCCGGCCACGGCGGCCCGGCCATCCTCGCCAACAGCTGGCTGGACGGCAGCTACACCGACATCTACCCGGACGTCACCCGGGACGCCGAGGGGATGGCCCGGCTCTTCCGGCAGTTCTCCTTCCCGGGCGGGGTGCCCAGCCACGTCGCCCCGGAGACCCCCGGCTCCATCCACGAGGGCGGGGAGCTCGGCTACTCGCTGGCGCACGCCCACGGCGCCGCGCTGGACCACCCGGACCTGCTGGTGGCCTGCGTGATCGGGGACGGCGAGGCGGAGACCGGGCCGCTGGCCGGCTCCTGGAACGCCTTCCGCTTCCTCGACCCGGTGCACGACGGGGCCGTGCTGCCGATCCTCCACCTCAACGGCTACAAGATCTCCAACCCGACCGTGCTGGCCCGGGTCCCCGAGGAGCAACTGGACGCGATGCTCTCCGGCTACGGCCTCGAACCCCTCGCGGTGACCGGCGACGAACCGGCCGACGTCCACCGGAAGATGGCGGCCGCGATGGACACCGCCCTCGACCGGATCGCGGAGATCCAGCGCACCGCCCGGTCCGGGGCGGGAGCTACGGGTGGCCGGGCCTCGGGTGACGGTGCCTCGGCCGACTCGGTGCCGCCGCGCTGGCCGGTGATCGTGCTGCGCACGCCCAAGGGCTGGACGGGGCCGCGCGAGGTGGACGGAGTTCCGGTGGAGGGCACCTGGCGGGCGCACCAGGTCCCGCTGGACGGCGTCCGGGAGAACCCGGCGCACCTCGCCGAACTGGAGGCCTGGCTGCGTTCGTACCGGCCCGAGGAGCTGTTCGACGAGGCGGGCCGGCCGCGGCCCGAGGTGCTCGCCGCCACGCCCCAGGACGAGCGCCGGCTGGGCAGCAATCCGCGAGCCAACGGCGGACTGCTGGTGCGCGAGCTGCCGCTGCGCCCGCTGGAGGAGTTCGCCGTCCCGGTGGACAAGCCCGGCGGGTCGATCCACGAGCCCACCCGGGTGCTCGGCGGGCTGCTGGCCGCCGTGATGGAGGAGACCTCCGGGCCGGATCGCCGGGACTTCCGGATCGTGGGGCCGGACGAGACCGCCTCCAACCGGATCGACGCCGTCTACCGGGCGTCCGGCAAGGCCTGGCAGCTGCCGGTACTCGACACCGACGAGCACCTGTCCCGGGACGGGCGGGTGATGGAGGTCCTCTCCGAGCACCTCTGCCAGGGCTGGCTGGAGGGCTACCTGCTGACCGGGCGGCACGGCCTCTTCTCCTGCTACGAGGCCTTCGTCCACATCGTCGACTCGATGGTCAACCAGCACATCAAGTGGCTGCGCACCTCGCGGTCGCTGCCCTGGCGGGCCCCGGTCGCCTCCCTCAACTACCTTCTCACCTCGCATGTCTGGCGGCAGGACCACAACGGCTTCTCGCACCAGGACCCCGGCTTCGTCGACCACGTGCTGAACAAGAGCCCCGAGGTGGTCCGGGTCTACCTGCCGCCGGACAGCAACACCCTGCTCTGCGTCGCCGAGCACGTGCTGCGCTCCCGCGACCTGGTCAACGTGGTGGTCGCGGGGAAGCAGCCGTGCTTCGACTGGCTCTCCCTGGACGAGGCCCGGGCGCACTGCGCCCGCGGGCTCGGCGTCTGGGAGTGGGCCGGCAGCGAGCGCCGGGACCGGGCCCCCGACGCGGTGCTGGCCTGCGCCGGCGACGTGCCCACTCAGGAGGTGCTGGCCGCGGCCGAACTGATCCGCCGTCACCTGTCGGAGCTGGCGCTGCGGGTGGTCAACGTGGTGGACATGGCGCGGCTGCTGCCCGCCGAGGAGCACCCGCACGGGATGACCGAGGCGGAGTTCGACGCGGTGCTCCCGCCGGACACCCCGATCATCTTCGGCTACCACGGCTACCCGTGGCTGGTGCACCGGCTGACCTACCGCCGCAGCGCCCACCCGCACATCCACGTCCGTGGCTACAAGGAGTCCGGCACCACCACCACACCGTTCGACATGGTGGTGCGGAACGACCTGGACCGGTTCCGGCTGGTGATGGACGTCATCGACCGGGTGCCGGGGCTGGCCGTGCGGGCGGCCGGGGTCCGGCAGGCGATGGCCGACGCCAGGACCCGCCACCACGCCTGGATCCGGGAGCACGGCACCGATCTCCCGGAGATCGCCGAGTGGTCCTGGTCCCTCTGA
- a CDS encoding LLM class F420-dependent oxidoreductase, producing MDLTGVGVWSSQLRYGDPAEVVEAAAELEELGYRALWIPDVGGPVAESLDRLLGATREITVATGILNLWKHTPQQAASAYAALAAAHGPRFLMGIGVSHAPLIDADEPGRYRRPLSAMREFLDGLDAAEPPVPATERVLAALGPRMLTLAAERARGVHPYLVTPEHTRRARDIVGPEALVLPEQTAILARDREEARSIGTEWLRGYLALPNYARNIVRLGFTEEDLRQVSDRLFDALIVWGDEEAVRTRVEAHRAAGADHVCLQVLTADPAQKSFPREEWRRLAAALH from the coding sequence ATGGATCTCACCGGCGTGGGCGTATGGAGCTCCCAGCTGCGGTACGGCGACCCGGCGGAGGTCGTCGAGGCCGCCGCCGAGCTCGAGGAACTCGGCTACCGCGCGCTGTGGATCCCGGATGTCGGGGGCCCGGTCGCCGAGTCGCTCGACCGGCTGCTCGGCGCCACTCGGGAGATCACCGTCGCCACCGGGATCCTGAACCTGTGGAAGCACACCCCGCAGCAGGCCGCCTCCGCGTATGCCGCACTGGCCGCCGCCCACGGGCCGCGCTTCCTGATGGGCATCGGGGTCAGCCACGCACCGCTGATCGACGCGGACGAGCCCGGCCGCTACCGGCGCCCGCTCTCCGCCATGCGGGAGTTCCTGGACGGACTGGACGCGGCCGAGCCGCCGGTCCCCGCCACCGAGCGGGTGCTGGCCGCGCTGGGCCCCAGGATGCTGACCCTGGCCGCCGAGCGGGCCCGCGGGGTCCACCCCTACCTGGTCACCCCGGAGCACACCCGGCGGGCCCGGGACATCGTCGGGCCCGAGGCGCTGGTGCTGCCCGAGCAGACCGCGATCCTCGCCCGGGACCGCGAGGAGGCGCGGTCGATCGGCACCGAGTGGCTGCGCGGCTACCTGGCACTGCCGAACTACGCCCGGAACATCGTCCGGCTCGGCTTCACCGAGGAGGACCTCCGGCAGGTCAGCGACCGGCTCTTCGACGCGCTGATCGTCTGGGGGGACGAGGAGGCGGTGCGCACCCGGGTGGAGGCGCACCGGGCGGCCGGCGCCGACCACGTCTGCCTCCAGGTGCTCACCGCAGACCCCGCGCAGAAGTCCTTCCCGCGCGAGGAGTGGCGCCGACTGGCCGCGGCCCTGCACTGA
- a CDS encoding MarR family winged helix-turn-helix transcriptional regulator — MPSFPVPTGLLLSQAARTVGRAFDEALEEAGGSLPVWLILLNLKTRRPGNQRELAEAVGIRQATLTHHLNAMDKRGLVTRVRDPENRRIHVVELTEEGEAAFRRLRTAATAFDRRLNAGLTAEDRATLADLLHRLATNAADSAADADADSADPSAPPWTGLAESDL, encoded by the coding sequence ATGCCGTCGTTTCCCGTTCCCACCGGCCTCCTTCTGAGCCAGGCGGCCCGGACCGTCGGCCGGGCCTTCGACGAGGCGCTGGAGGAGGCCGGGGGGTCACTGCCGGTCTGGCTGATCCTCCTCAACCTCAAGACCCGCCGACCCGGCAACCAGCGGGAACTCGCCGAGGCGGTCGGCATCCGCCAGGCCACCCTGACCCACCACCTCAACGCGATGGACAAGCGGGGACTGGTCACCCGCGTCCGCGACCCCGAGAACCGCCGCATCCACGTCGTGGAACTCACCGAGGAGGGCGAGGCCGCCTTCCGCCGGCTCCGCACGGCCGCGACGGCCTTCGACCGGCGGCTCAACGCGGGCCTCACCGCGGAGGACCGCGCCACCCTGGCCGACCTCCTCCACCGCCTCGCGACCAATGCGGCCGATAGTGCCGCCGATGCGGACGCGGACTCGGCGGACCCTTCCGCCCCGCCCTGGACCGGCCTCGCCGAGTCAGACTTGTAG